The following DNA comes from Streptococcus pasteurianus.
CCGTTAAATTGAGGTGGCACCGCGCTAATAGATTAGACGTCCTCACACAGAAAAAACTTCTGTGTGAGGTTTTTTGTTTAAAAATGGAGGAGAAGTAATGAGAGACTTAGCAGCAGTTCGTCAAGAAATAGATGAGATAGACGAGCACTTAATCACATGTTTAGCTAAACGACAGCGCTTAGTTGAAGAAGCAGGACTCTTAAAACCTAAAAATGACACTCAAGCGGTAAATGCACAAGAACGTGTTGAAGAAGTCATTAGAAATTGTTGCGAGCGTGCACGAGCAGCAAATTTATCTCCTCGCGTTGCAGAAGCTATCTGGCGAACGATGATTGGAGCGTTTATAGCGTTAGAGACAGAAGTAAATAGTCAGTCAAAAAAATAGAAAAGAGTTTTTTATGCGAAAAATTTTAACTGCTGATACTTTAACTCCTATTCTTGCTTATATGCGAGTTCAAGGTGAGCATAAGGTTATTCTTGAATCAATTCCACGAGAAAAAGAAAATGCGCGTTTTTCAATCGTGGCTTATAATCCCGTTTTTGAAATCAAATATGAAAATGGCGAGTTAACCGAAAATGGTCAATTCATTACTGGTGACCCACTTGATTATCTTAATCACGTAACGGTCAAAGGAGAAGCTACTGATCTGCCTTTTGGTGGCGGTGCGATTGGTTTTGTCGGTTATGACATGATTAGCCTTTATGAAAATATCGGAGACATTCCTGAAGATACTATTGGAACGCCAGATATGCATTTCTTTGTTTACGAGTCTTATTTGATTTTTGACCATAAGACAGAAAAAGTTTACGTGGTTGAAGATAATATTTACAGTCATCGTGACAATGATGCGACACGTCAAGCGCTTGGTAAGGTCGTTAAAGATTTGCAAACACAAGCGCCAAACTTTTTATAGATTATGTCTTGTGTTTCCATGATAATTGCTCCTTGTAAAATAATGTGAAATTTAAATTTTAATGAAACACTCTTAATATATATTGCAAATTTAACGTATTTTAACCTCCTTAGGTATAACAATCATAAGAATGATATATGCAATAATGATTTTTGGAAAAACAAAAACCGTTACAGTAAATAGTAATCTTACTATTTTAGCGTCTACATTAAAACACTTTGCTAAACCACCACAAACCCCCAAAAAATTTTCCCTTTTCTTATTCTACATAGTTTATTCATTAGCCGTTTTCCTTTGTCTATGGTTTAAATTTTTTAATAAGATAGCTGAGATACAACCACATAAAATCAATATTCCCAAACTACAAATATAATCCTGAATAGTTGTTTCGTAATACCCCGAAATACCAAATATTGCTGTGATAGGATAAAAAGTTTTCAGGGTATTCGACATACTCATAAATAATCCAGCAAATGAATAGATTTCTGCTAAAAGTAGAGCCAACCAATAACTTTTCTTTAGATATGGCACGATTGCAATAATAGGGGAAACGGCAAAAAATACACCAATGCCTTCTAATAAGTACATTTTTAAAAATTCACTAAACATTGCCATAGATAAATCAGAGAAATGCAAAATAGCTTCTGTTACAAATGTAATCATAAAAAGTAACAAATACACCAGCATACTAAATACCAATGCAACAATCATTTTTGCAGTTGTCAATTTTGTTTCATTTACTGGAATCAAACGTAAAGATTTTAATGTATCGTCTTGTTCCTCACGACAAATCATATAACTCCCCAAAAGAGCAATTACGGCTGGAAGAACGAACATAGTCGCCCAGACTTGTGTAATTGTCATATACCAGCCAGCCATAGCTGTTGTTAACTGTTCTTCAGATACTGTTGTCACCCCGCTTATCAAAACAGTTACAGCGATTAAGATTGTTGAAAAGATAGTAAACATAATAATATTGGAACGGCGGAGTTTTTGAAATTCTGCCCATAAAAGTATTCTCATTTTTCCACCTTACTTTCTCGTGCTTAATTTGATTTTAGCAAGTAAAGTAGAAGCAATTCCCCATACACAAATGCTTAAAAGTGCTAATGGCACATTATTTTGTGGAAGTGACAATCCTAAAATTGCTTCATTTCTTGCAATAATAACGCTGATACAAGATAGTGGGTGTAGACAAGAATTTATCGGTGTGATTAAAAATCCAGCAAATACATAAATCAATGTAATGCAAAGAGGGAAAATATATCCTTTTTGTGAAGAAGATATTGCTAAAATGGGTAGTATTGCAAATGATGTCAAAACAGCAATTTCCAGACACCTTTCCAACAAAAACAAAACACTGCTCCATTCAAATACTACATAGTTCGGAATGACACTAAACAGTACAGAAGCAAATGCTGTAATAAGCATAAAACAAACGGAATAAATCAATACAACGAAAAATTTACTGAAAAAATATCCCATTTTACTTACTGGCACAATCCAAAGTTGTTTTAGCATATCATACCTATTTTCATCATGCATAAGCATTGTGCTAAATAAGCCTAATATAAATGGCAGTATAATGAATAATGTACATCCAAA
Coding sequences within:
- a CDS encoding ABC transporter permease; amino-acid sequence: MRILLWAEFQKLRRSNIIMFTIFSTILIAVTVLISGVTTVSEEQLTTAMAGWYMTITQVWATMFVLPAVIALLGSYMICREEQDDTLKSLRLIPVNETKLTTAKMIVALVFSMLVYLLLFMITFVTEAILHFSDLSMAMFSEFLKMYLLEGIGVFFAVSPIIAIVPYLKKSYWLALLLAEIYSFAGLFMSMSNTLKTFYPITAIFGISGYYETTIQDYICSLGILILCGCISAILLKNLNHRQRKTANE
- a CDS encoding PspC domain-containing protein, which gives rise to MGVCGGLAKCFNVDAKIVRLLFTVTVFVFPKIIIAYIILMIVIPKEVKIR
- a CDS encoding ABC transporter permease, with the translated sequence MLKLVKLEFCKLRRKKLIWLMLLSAFVMPFFAFLYFGYLGQTNIDPRLFYKWSAFGCTLFIILPFILGLFSTMLMHDENRYDMLKQLWIVPVSKMGYFFSKFFVVLIYSVCFMLITAFASVLFSVIPNYVVFEWSSVLFLLERCLEIAVLTSFAILPILAISSSQKGYIFPLCITLIYVFAGFLITPINSCLHPLSCISVIIARNEAILGLSLPQNNVPLALLSICVWGIASTLLAKIKLSTRK
- a CDS encoding chorismate mutase, which encodes MRDLAAVRQEIDEIDEHLITCLAKRQRLVEEAGLLKPKNDTQAVNAQERVEEVIRNCCERARAANLSPRVAEAIWRTMIGAFIALETEVNSQSKK